The genomic segment TTGGAACGTCCGCTGACGCTATAGGATGGAATACGGACATTGTTGAGAGAATCAGAAGCCCAAACAGGATTAAAGCAGAGAGTTTTTTCATAGTTTCGACCTCCAGTGGACGTTAGCCTAATTACAAAAGGAAAATGTAGTATAAAGGCGTTACGGTGTAAGCCTCTTCCTGTCCCTTGGGAACAGTACGACTTCCCTTATGTTGGGAATGTCCAGCATCTGCTTGACGAGGCGCTCGGCCCCGAGGCCGAAGCCTCCGTGCGGGGGCATTCCATACTGAAACGTTTTCAGGTAGAACTCGAAACTCTCTGGGCTTAGACCTTTCTCCCGTATCTGCTCAACGAGGACGTCGTGCCTGTGCTCTCTCTGACCCCCGGAGGATATCTCGACACCGCGATATTCCAGGTCAAAGGCGCGGCTTATCTCCGGTTTCTCATCGTACTTCATGATGTAGAATGGCTTGGCCTCACTTGGGTACATGTAAAGGAAGTAGAGGGGTGCGCCTTCGTTTTCGAGCAGGTATCTTCCGAGGAGTTTCTCCCCCTCGGTGTCAATGTCCTCCCCCCATGGGATTTCCTTGCCGAGGTCGCCGAGGATTTCAAGTGCTCTATCATAGCTCAGTCGCGGGAAGGGCAGTTTTGGTTCCTCAAGCTCGAAGTTTAGTATTTCAAGCTCTCTAGAATTATTTTCGCGGACGTAGTCAATGGTATGGGCCACGAGCCTTTCGAGGAACCCCATCACTTCCTCCTCGTTTTCGATGAAGGCCATTTCGGAATCTACGCTCCAGGCCTCGTTTAGGTGCCTCGTGGTGTTGTGCTCCTCAGCCCTGAAAATCGGTGCTATCTCGTAAACCCTGTCCAGACCGCTCGCCATCATCATCTGCTTGTAGAGCTGGGGGCTCTGGGCGAGGAAGGCGTCCTTTTCGAAGTACTTCATTGGGAAGAGTTCGGTGCCTCCTTCCGTGGCCGTGGCGATTATCTTCGGTGTATGGATCTCTATAAAGTCGTTTGAGTGGAAGAAGTCGCGGAGGGCTTTAAAGACGCTTGACCTTATTTTGAAGATGGCCATTACCTCGGGGTTTCTGAGATCCATGAAACGGTTGTCGAGCCGGGTGTCGAGCTCCGCTTTGACCTTGCCCGTTGGGTCTAGAGGGAGGGGGCTTTTGGCCCTGCTCAGAACCTCCAGCCTCTCCGGCAGTACCTCAAACCCGAGTTTTGCCTTTGGTGTGAAGTTGACGATCCCCTCAACGGCCACAACGTCCTCCGCGTTTAATCTGGGGATGAGTTTGAATATATCCGATTCAACCTTCTTCTTTGGGGCCGTTATCTGTACTATGCCCTCCCTGTCCCTTATCCACAGGAATTTTATTCCGCCGAGGTCTTTTACCTCCCACACCCATCCGGCGATTTTAACCCTCTGGCCGTTCAGTTCCTCGGTTATCTGGTTTGAGTAGTGCGTTCTGTACATCACGATTACCTCCGTTCAAATTAAAAGAGTCAGATGAAGGATAGCCTGACCTCTCCACCAACCATCTGGGAAAGCAGGTTCTCCAGGACGCTGGGCTTCTCGGGTAGCTTTTTCCTATCCCTGCTCAGGATGAGGACCTTGTAGTACGTTCCGCCCCCGGGTTTGTACACCACGTTGACCCCGAAGACTCCTGCGGGGTAGAGGAGATCGGTTGCGAGCTTTTTCACCTCGTTCGTTCCGCTGACTTTGAGCCCCTCTATAACCCGGATCCTCTTTCCGAGCTCTCTCATTAACGCTTTGATGTTCCTGCCACCTTTTCCGATGGTTAGCGGAACATCCCCGGGACCCACCATTATGACTATCAGGTCGCCCGCTTCGACCGCTTTTTTGAACTCTATATCGACGTCGCCTAGGAGTTTGTAGAGAAGTCTCGCCACTTTAACATCAAGCTCGGAGATAACACCTTCCTGGAGCTTTTTTTCATCCGCAGGACAAAGAATGTCGTCGGTCTTTAAACACACCTCACAGATTGGTGCTTTCATTTCCTCACCTCCTCCCGCTCAAAGAATGAACTTGATGGACTAACCTAAATTCAGGGGGCTCTTTAAAAACCTTATTATGGGTTGAAGGGGACGGAGGAGTTCTCAGATTTCTCCCTCTATCTCCCTTCTCAGTCTCTTCACAAACTCCTCCGTGAACCGGTGTCTCTCCCGGGCGAGCTGCTTGGCGGTTTCAGTGTACATTAACCCTCTAAGCTGGAGTATCTTTTCCTCAAAATGTGCCAAGGAGTCCTCAATGCTTCTGCCGTGCTCTCCGGAGTACATGAAAACCCTGGCTACACCGATCGCACCGATTGCGTCGAGTTTATCCGCATCGCTGAGGATCTTCGCTTCGAGGGTTCTGGGTTCCGGTCCCCTCGAGAAGCGGTGGGCCTCTATTGCGTGGGCAACGGCCTCGGCCCTCTCCGCTGGGTACCCCATGCTTGTAAGGTACTGCCTCGCTATCCTCGCCCCCTCAAGGGCGTGGTCCTTAACTTTTCCTGAGCTTTCCAGGGGCCTTGCGATGTCATGGAGGAGTGCGGCCAGGGCGAGTATCTCTAAATCTGCCCCTTCCTCCTTCCCAATGTGGAGGCACAGGTTGAAGACCCGTTTAACATGGCTGAACCCGTGCGTACCTTCCCTCTCAAAGAAACTCTTGGCGAACTCGCGCGTTCTCTCTACGAGCGCCCGCACCTTGTCATCGGGTATGAACTCTTCGAGCCTCATGACCTCACCAAGAGGAGGAAAAAAGACAATGGAATTTAAAGTTTTGTTGAGGTGTACCTCTTTTTATTGAGTTCTTTTTCAAGTTTCTGTTTTTCATGGAGAAGTTCAACTCCTTCAGAGAACAGGTTACCCCCCTTAACTTTCTCCTTACTGGTAAACTCCCATTGATCCCCGATCTCATAATGACCCTCTTTAATTATGTGGCCCATTTCGTGGAGGAGGGATCTAAGGGCATCGTCTCCGAATAGTCTTTTTTCACCCAATGATTCAGCAGCTTTAACAACTCCCTGTTCTAAGTAAAGGCGCCACGAAGTTCCTCCATCGTGAATAAAAACTTCTCCTTTGTGAGAGATTATGAGGGAAGGAAGGTCATCCAGGATACTCTCCCCCTTATGCTCAATACTAAGAGTGTCTACTTTGGCCTCCGGCATCTCAGAGAGTATTTCCTGAGTGCTGGCCTCATAAAGTTCAACGACCTTTATTTTCCCAGTTTTAGTAACTTGGATAATATTACCAAGAGCATCATTTCCTTTCAATGTTTCACCTGTCATGAGGTTTTCCACAATTGCACCTACAATTTTCCCATTGGAAACCAGAACGTATCCTGTAATCAGGTCATCTTTCTCTCTCCAAGACGCCTTGAGGTATCCCTCTTTAATTTTATTCAAAAGCTCTTTTGGATTATCAATATTAATCACAAGCTCAACGAATTTCCCTAGAAGCATATGTATCACCCGTAGGGAAAATAAAAGTAGGGATTTAAAA from the Thermococcus sp. genome contains:
- a CDS encoding KH domain-containing protein codes for the protein MKAPICEVCLKTDDILCPADEKKLQEGVISELDVKVARLLYKLLGDVDIEFKKAVEAGDLIVIMVGPGDVPLTIGKGGRNIKALMRELGKRIRVIEGLKVSGTNEVKKLATDLLYPAGVFGVNVVYKPGGGTYYKVLILSRDRKKLPEKPSVLENLLSQMVGGEVRLSFI
- a CDS encoding HD domain-containing protein, whose protein sequence is MRLEEFIPDDKVRALVERTREFAKSFFEREGTHGFSHVKRVFNLCLHIGKEEGADLEILALAALLHDIARPLESSGKVKDHALEGARIARQYLTSMGYPAERAEAVAHAIEAHRFSRGPEPRTLEAKILSDADKLDAIGAIGVARVFMYSGEHGRSIEDSLAHFEEKILQLRGLMYTETAKQLARERHRFTEEFVKRLRREIEGEI
- the aspS gene encoding aspartate--tRNA(Asn) ligase, with the protein product MYRTHYSNQITEELNGQRVKIAGWVWEVKDLGGIKFLWIRDREGIVQITAPKKKVESDIFKLIPRLNAEDVVAVEGIVNFTPKAKLGFEVLPERLEVLSRAKSPLPLDPTGKVKAELDTRLDNRFMDLRNPEVMAIFKIRSSVFKALRDFFHSNDFIEIHTPKIIATATEGGTELFPMKYFEKDAFLAQSPQLYKQMMMASGLDRVYEIAPIFRAEEHNTTRHLNEAWSVDSEMAFIENEEEVMGFLERLVAHTIDYVRENNSRELEILNFELEEPKLPFPRLSYDRALEILGDLGKEIPWGEDIDTEGEKLLGRYLLENEGAPLYFLYMYPSEAKPFYIMKYDEKPEISRAFDLEYRGVEISSGGQREHRHDVLVEQIREKGLSPESFEFYLKTFQYGMPPHGGFGLGAERLVKQMLDIPNIREVVLFPRDRKRLTP
- a CDS encoding DUF2226 domain-containing protein; its protein translation is MLLGKFVELVINIDNPKELLNKIKEGYLKASWREKDDLITGYVLVSNGKIVGAIVENLMTGETLKGNDALGNIIQVTKTGKIKVVELYEASTQEILSEMPEAKVDTLSIEHKGESILDDLPSLIISHKGEVFIHDGGTSWRLYLEQGVVKAAESLGEKRLFGDDALRSLLHEMGHIIKEGHYEIGDQWEFTSKEKVKGGNLFSEGVELLHEKQKLEKELNKKRYTSTKL